The following proteins are co-located in the Triticum aestivum cultivar Chinese Spring chromosome 1A, IWGSC CS RefSeq v2.1, whole genome shotgun sequence genome:
- the LOC123051490 gene encoding probable glucuronosyltransferase Os03g0107900 isoform X2, giving the protein MLDRTKPSLAMRDPKLKTARAHKPRHCHLLDRLRKRHFYRWRWLLWLAVSAYLLLPALPPSLRGPGSEPLPGVRIYAYDLPPRFNRGWAAADARCARHLFAAEVAVHEALLLRQRRAGLRPEEADLFLVPVYVCCNFSTPTGLPSLAHARGLLADAVGLVRAQMPFWNRSAGADHVFVAAHDFGACFHPMEDVAMAAGIPEFLKRSILLQTFGVQGRHPCQDVEHVVLPPYVPPEVAPRELPEPEKARRDIFAFFRGKMEVHPKNISGHFYSRKVRTELLRLYGRNGKFHLKRKRYDGYRAEMARSMFCLCPLGWAPWSPRLVESVLLGCIPVIIADNIRLPFPGVLRWPDISLQVAERDVAGLEAVLDHVAATNLTTIQRNLWDPVKRKALVFNRPMEEGDATWQVLKELEAKLEPLRRQGRRR; this is encoded by the exons ATGCTCGATCGGACGAAGCCCTCTCTCGCCATGAGAGACCCGAAGCTCAAGACAGCAAGAGCCCACAAGCCGCGCCACTGCCACCTCCTCGACAGGCTCAGGAAGCGCCACTTCTACAGGTGGCGGTGGCTCCTCTGGCTGGCCGTCTCCGCCTacctcctcctcccggcgctgCCCCCCTCCCTCCGCGGCCCCGGCTCCGAGCCCCTCCCCGGCGTCCGGATCTACGCCTACGACCTCCCGCCGCGCTTCAACCGGGGCTGGGCGGCCGCCGACGCGCGGTGCGCGCGCCACCTCTTCGCCGCCGAGGTGGCCGTGCACGAGGCGCTGCTGCTGCGGCAGCGGCGCGCGGGCCTGCGCCCCGAGGAGGCCGACCTCTTCCTCGTGCCCGTCTACGTCTGCTGCAACTTCTCCACGCCCACGGGGCTCCCGTCGCTGGCGCACGCGCGCGGGCTGCTGGCCGACGCCGTCGGCCTCGTCCGCGCCCAGATGCCCTTCTGGAACCGCTCCGCCGGGGCCGACCACGTCTTCGTCGCGGCGCACGACTTCGGCGCCTGCTTCCACCCCATG GAGGATGTGGCAATGGCGGCCGGTATCCCGGagttcttgaagaggtcgatcctgCTGCAGACATTTGGCGTGCAGGGCCGGCACCCATGCCAGGACGTGGAGCATGTGGTGCTCCCGCCGTACGTGCCGCCTGAGGTGGCTCCTCGGGAGCTGCCGGAACCGGAGAAGGCGCGTCGCGACATCTTTGCCTTCTTCCGGGGCAAGATGGAGGTCCATCCCAAGAACATCAGTGGCCACTTCTACAGCAG GAAGGTGAGGACTGAACTACTGCGGCTGTATGGCCGCAACGGCAAGTTCCATCTGAAGCGGAAACGGTACGACGGCTACCGGGCGGAGATGGCGCGCTCCATGTTCTGCCTCTGCCCGCTGGGGTGGGCGCCATGGAGCCCTCGCCTCGTGGAGTCGGTCCTCCTGGGCTGCATCCCCGTCATCATCGCCGACAACATACGCCTGCCGTTCCCCGGCGTCCTCCGGTGGCCGGACATCTCGCTGCAGGTGGCGGAGAGGGACGTGGCCGGCCTCGAGGCGGTGCTTGACCACGTCGCGGCGACCAACCTGACGACGATACAGAGGAACTTGTGGGACCCCGTGAAGCGGAAGGCGCTGGTTTTTAACCGCCCGATGGAGGAGGGAGACGCCACCTGGCAGGTGCTCAAGGAGCTTGAGGCGAAGCTGGAGCCGTTGCGACGGCAGGGGCGGAGGAGGTGA
- the LOC123051504 gene encoding uncharacterized protein — protein sequence MAAAVDLEDAFGAVYGEAKPEGYPTARPILFRAHARSAAALRVVATDCHSLAWDCSLSVSDLDDLRDDVGIGGSWADFLDYLKSSLSSGEVKLLFAADQLRKSTGSDGAKLVVTKAKGLPRITISLHSVTGAATSDVIAEFSLALYGAYRTARELVSKEQEQMSQLMGSLSTEREKNEIMQKQLESLSFLDKRKATKPKLLADQVPSVSAVTLGSDQVTAPVQQQISVPSPSKAPPAKVTKRVAPASRRARVRGALLQDNEDEDDN from the exons atggcggcggcggtggacctgGAGGACGCGTTCGGCGCGGTCTACGGCGAAGCCAAGCCGGAGGGCTACCCCACCGCGCGCCCCATCCTCTTCCGCGCCcacgcccgctccgccgccgccctccgcgtcGTCGCCACCGACTGCCACTCCCTCGCCTGGGACTGCTCCCTCTCCGTCTCCGACCTCGACGACCTC AGAGACGATGTTGGAATCGGGGGCTCCTGGGCCGACTTCCTGGATTACCTCAAGTCCTCCTTGTCCTCCGGCGAGGTGAAGCTGCTCTTCGCCGCCGACCAACTCCGCAAGTCAACCG GTTCTGATGGTGCAAAGCTTGTGGTTACCAAGGCAAAGGGCCTGCCTCGCATCACCATTTCTCTCCATAGTGTTACTGGCGCTGCGACGAGTGATGTCATAGCCGAGTTCTCGCTAGCGCTCTACGGAGCTTATAGGACTGCACGGGAGCTTGTATCCAAAG AACAAGAACAAATGTCACAGCTGATGGGGAGTCTGTCAACTGAAAGA GAAAAGAACGAAATCATGCAAAAACAACTCGAATCTCTTTCTTTCCTAGACAAAAGAAAGGCAACAAAGCCAAAGCTGTTGGCAGATCAGGTTCCAAGTGTGTCTGCTGTGACTCTGGGCTCTGATCAAGTTACAGCTCCTGTGCAGCAGCAAATATCAG TACCTTCACCTAGTAAAGCCCCTCCTGCTAAAGTCACGAAGAGGGTAGCCCCCGCGTCTCGGAG GGCAAGAGTGCGAGGAGCTCTGCTGCAAGataatgaggatgaggatgacaacTGA
- the LOC123051513 gene encoding uncharacterized protein, with translation MAWRRASMLAALVLVAAATCADAGESYGASMFTVTGTVLCQDCTKNWNAYAYNAKPIAGSVVAVTCLDEHTGRTVIHRTDTTDEEGVFKVEVPYAHDGGSCRLDPAHCLVRLVRSGDKGCAVLTNFNGGTTGEKPYRPSRVSPTEVAYSAGPYYATFTQCDVDGDDKSCS, from the exons ATGGCTTGGAGGAGAGCGTCGATGCTGGCCGCGCTCGTGCTGGTGGCCGCGGCGACGTGCGCCGACGCCGGGGAGAGCTACGGCGCGTCCATGTTCACGGTGACGGGCACCGTGCTGTGCCAGGACTGCACCAAGAACTGGAACGCCTACGCCTACAACGCCAAGCCCATCGCCG GCAGCGTGGTGGCGGTGACGTGCCTGGACGAGCACACGGGGCGGACGGTGATCCACCGCACGGACACGACGGACGAGGAGGGGGTCTTCAAGGTGGAGGTGCCGTACGCCCACGACGGCGGCAGCTGCCGCCTCGACCCGGCCCACTGCCTCGTCCGCCTCGTCAGGTCGGGGGACAAGGGCTGCGCCGTGCTCACCAACTTCAACGGCGGCACGACCGGCGAGAAGCCGTACCGCCCCTCGCGGGTCAGCCCCACCGAGGTCGCCTACTCGGCAGGGCCCTACTACGCCACCTTCACGCAGTGCGACGTCGACGGCGACGACAAGAGCTGCTCCTGA
- the LOC123051490 gene encoding probable glucuronosyltransferase Os03g0107900 isoform X1 gives MLDRTKPSLAMRDPKLKTARAHKPRHCHLLDRLRKRHFYRWRWLLWLAVSAYLLLPALPPSLRGPGSEPLPGVRIYAYDLPPRFNRGWAAADARCARHLFAAEVAVHEALLLRQRRAGLRPEEADLFLVPVYVCCNFSTPTGLPSLAHARGLLADAVGLVRAQMPFWNRSAGADHVFVAAHDFGACFHPMEDVAMAAGIPEFLKRSILLQTFGVQGRHPCQDVEHVVLPPYVPPEVAPRELPEPEKARRDIFAFFRGKMEVHPKNISGHFYSRKVRTELLRLYGRNGKFHLKRKRYDGYRAEMARSMFCLCPLGWAPWSPRLVESVLLGCIPVIIADNIRLPFPGVLRWPDISLQVAERDVAGLEAVLDHVAATNLTTIQRNLWDPVKRKALVFNRPMEEGDATWQVLKELEAKLEPLRRQGRRRIHI, from the exons ATGCTCGATCGGACGAAGCCCTCTCTCGCCATGAGAGACCCGAAGCTCAAGACAGCAAGAGCCCACAAGCCGCGCCACTGCCACCTCCTCGACAGGCTCAGGAAGCGCCACTTCTACAGGTGGCGGTGGCTCCTCTGGCTGGCCGTCTCCGCCTacctcctcctcccggcgctgCCCCCCTCCCTCCGCGGCCCCGGCTCCGAGCCCCTCCCCGGCGTCCGGATCTACGCCTACGACCTCCCGCCGCGCTTCAACCGGGGCTGGGCGGCCGCCGACGCGCGGTGCGCGCGCCACCTCTTCGCCGCCGAGGTGGCCGTGCACGAGGCGCTGCTGCTGCGGCAGCGGCGCGCGGGCCTGCGCCCCGAGGAGGCCGACCTCTTCCTCGTGCCCGTCTACGTCTGCTGCAACTTCTCCACGCCCACGGGGCTCCCGTCGCTGGCGCACGCGCGCGGGCTGCTGGCCGACGCCGTCGGCCTCGTCCGCGCCCAGATGCCCTTCTGGAACCGCTCCGCCGGGGCCGACCACGTCTTCGTCGCGGCGCACGACTTCGGCGCCTGCTTCCACCCCATG GAGGATGTGGCAATGGCGGCCGGTATCCCGGagttcttgaagaggtcgatcctgCTGCAGACATTTGGCGTGCAGGGCCGGCACCCATGCCAGGACGTGGAGCATGTGGTGCTCCCGCCGTACGTGCCGCCTGAGGTGGCTCCTCGGGAGCTGCCGGAACCGGAGAAGGCGCGTCGCGACATCTTTGCCTTCTTCCGGGGCAAGATGGAGGTCCATCCCAAGAACATCAGTGGCCACTTCTACAGCAG GAAGGTGAGGACTGAACTACTGCGGCTGTATGGCCGCAACGGCAAGTTCCATCTGAAGCGGAAACGGTACGACGGCTACCGGGCGGAGATGGCGCGCTCCATGTTCTGCCTCTGCCCGCTGGGGTGGGCGCCATGGAGCCCTCGCCTCGTGGAGTCGGTCCTCCTGGGCTGCATCCCCGTCATCATCGCCGACAACATACGCCTGCCGTTCCCCGGCGTCCTCCGGTGGCCGGACATCTCGCTGCAGGTGGCGGAGAGGGACGTGGCCGGCCTCGAGGCGGTGCTTGACCACGTCGCGGCGACCAACCTGACGACGATACAGAGGAACTTGTGGGACCCCGTGAAGCGGAAGGCGCTGGTTTTTAACCGCCCGATGGAGGAGGGAGACGCCACCTGGCAGGTGCTCAAGGAGCTTGAGGCGAAGCTGGAGCCGTTGCGACGGCAGGGGCGGAGGAG GATCCATATCTAG